A genomic segment from Rhodospirillum centenum SW encodes:
- a CDS encoding aspartate/glutamate racemase family protein, with the protein MRTLGLIGGMSWESTAVYYRLLNGMVRDRLGGLHSARLLLLSVDFAEIAALQAEGRWSVLTERMVDAGRHLRAGGAEALLICTNTMHLMAAAVEEAAGLPLIHIADTTAAACRKAGVRRPLLLATRYTMEHPFYAERLHRHGLEPLVPGPEDRTTIHRIIYEELCRGEIREDSRAAYRAVIERMRAEGADGVILGCTEIGLLIRQEDSPLPVFDTTEIHCAAAVDFALAPGP; encoded by the coding sequence ATGCGTACCCTGGGCCTGATCGGCGGCATGAGCTGGGAGAGCACGGCCGTCTATTACCGCCTGCTGAACGGCATGGTGCGGGACCGGCTGGGCGGGCTGCATTCGGCCCGCCTGCTGCTGCTGTCCGTGGACTTCGCGGAGATCGCCGCCCTCCAGGCGGAGGGGCGCTGGAGCGTGCTGACGGAGCGGATGGTCGATGCCGGCCGCCATCTGCGGGCCGGCGGGGCCGAGGCGCTGCTGATCTGCACCAACACCATGCACCTGATGGCCGCGGCGGTGGAGGAGGCGGCAGGCCTGCCGCTGATACACATCGCCGACACGACCGCCGCAGCCTGCCGCAAGGCCGGAGTCCGCCGTCCCCTGCTGCTGGCGACCCGCTACACCATGGAGCACCCGTTCTATGCCGAGCGGCTGCACCGCCACGGGCTGGAGCCGCTGGTGCCGGGTCCCGAGGACCGCACCACCATCCACCGGATCATCTACGAGGAGCTGTGCCGGGGCGAAATCCGCGAGGACAGCCGCGCCGCCTACCGGGCCGTGATCGAGCGGATGCGGGCGGAAGGGGCGGACGGCGTGATCCTGGGCTGCACCGAGATCGGCCTGCTGATCCGCCAGGAGGACAGCCCCCTGCCCGTCTTCGACACGACGGAGATTCACTGTGCGGCGGCCGTGGACTTCGCGCTCGCCCCCGGCCCCTGA
- a CDS encoding response regulator, which produces MSRILVVDDEAQIRRFLRISLAANGHAVLEAETGAEAVALVRAEAPDLVILDLGLPDMDGQEVVSAIREIGRVPILVLSVRTGETDKVEALDRGAEDYVAKPFGIAELMARVRVALRRAPQDPRPAVVVAGGVMIDLDRRVVERDGGEVRLSRREQDLLFVLARSADHVLTHQQILREVWGPAHVEDTAYLRVYVNQLRQKLEPDPGQPALIVTEPGVGYRLRTDGT; this is translated from the coding sequence ATGAGCCGCATCCTCGTGGTCGATGACGAGGCACAGATCAGGCGCTTCCTGCGCATCAGCCTCGCCGCCAACGGACACGCGGTCCTGGAGGCGGAGACGGGAGCGGAGGCCGTGGCCCTGGTGCGGGCCGAAGCGCCCGACCTCGTGATCCTGGATCTCGGCCTGCCCGACATGGACGGGCAGGAGGTGGTCAGCGCCATCCGGGAGATCGGCCGGGTTCCGATCCTGGTGCTCTCGGTCAGGACGGGGGAGACCGACAAGGTGGAGGCGCTCGACCGCGGGGCGGAGGACTATGTCGCCAAACCCTTCGGCATCGCCGAACTGATGGCGCGGGTCCGGGTGGCGCTGCGCCGTGCGCCGCAGGATCCCCGGCCGGCCGTCGTCGTCGCGGGTGGCGTCATGATCGATCTGGACCGCCGCGTCGTCGAACGCGACGGAGGTGAGGTCCGCCTGTCGCGGCGCGAGCAGGACCTGCTGTTCGTCCTGGCCCGCAGTGCCGACCATGTGCTGACGCACCAGCAGATTCTGCGGGAAGTCTGGGGACCCGCGCATGTCGAGGACACGGCCTATCTGCGGGTCTATGTCAACCAGCTCCGCCAGAAGCTGGAGCCTGATCCGGGGCAGCCCGCCCTGATCGTCACCGAACCGGGCGTCGGCTACCGGCTGCGGACCGACGGCACCTAG
- a CDS encoding sensor histidine kinase — MARPEDQDRPSPDALLEHARREQRGKLKIFLGAAPGVGKTYAMLEAAQSARRDGVALVVGIVETHGRAETERLVHGLEVVPRSRIDYRGRSFEEMDLDAILVRRPALVLVDELAHTNIPGSRHLKRWQDVEELLAAGIDVWSTLNVQHLDSLNDVIERIAGIKVRETVPDSVLRGADEIEMIDLPPQELRKRLGEGKVYVPAQARMAVEKFFSVGNLTALREMALRQAAERVDAQMLSYMRRNGIAGPWPTRDRILVAIGPEPNAATLVRSARRMADRRQAPWTVAYVETHRHQTLSETRKAHVTEALRLAHQLGGETVVLPGDDIAGELIGWARANNVSQIVLGRSRQRRRFGLTSTDDMLKRATAYDLLLVGGTEEKPEPSGQGAAGQALAGPAGSDRRGWRAYAWAGVALILATALSWGVFSVLPVANVSLVYLLAVLLIATRFGLVPSIVTAVLAFFAFNFFFTEPRQTFLVNTSEDLLTIGFFLVAAVFTGHLASRLRAQIELSRTSQRRTANLYDFARKVASAASEDDVLWAVVHHVAATLKAKALVLLPLDGELAIRAGYPPEDRLDQRAAAAAQWAWSNGERAGRGSDTLPASEWLFLPLKTQRGTVGVLGVQGYEGGSRLSADQARLLDALVDQAALVLERTQLVRDIEAAQIAGEKEQLRAALLSSLSHDLRTPLVSILGSASSLLTLEHELDDDARRELARTIQEEAERMNRFVQNLLDMTKLGSGGLKPKTDWTDLADIVGRALARAKPLLKGRRIKVDLAPDLPLLQLDPVLMEQVLFNLLDNAARYSPAQGAITVWARRRGDRVVAEVCDQGPGIPVADRDRVFDMFYRVAGGDQQTAGTGLGLAIAKGIVEAHGGSIGVLDGMHGVGACLVLRLPVPEEAPPAPAEMSAEVAVAVPAGGGPA; from the coding sequence ATGGCCAGACCTGAGGACCAGGACCGCCCGTCCCCCGATGCCCTGCTGGAGCACGCCCGGCGGGAGCAGCGCGGCAAGCTGAAGATCTTCCTGGGCGCCGCCCCCGGCGTCGGCAAGACCTACGCCATGCTGGAGGCGGCCCAGTCCGCCCGGCGGGATGGCGTCGCTCTGGTCGTCGGCATCGTCGAGACACATGGCCGGGCGGAGACCGAGCGGCTGGTCCACGGCCTGGAGGTCGTGCCGCGCAGCCGCATCGACTATCGTGGCCGCTCCTTCGAGGAGATGGACCTGGACGCCATCCTGGTCCGGCGGCCGGCGCTGGTCCTGGTGGACGAACTGGCCCACACCAACATTCCCGGCAGCCGGCACCTCAAGCGATGGCAGGACGTCGAAGAGCTGCTCGCGGCCGGCATCGATGTCTGGTCCACCCTCAACGTCCAGCATCTCGACAGCCTGAACGACGTCATCGAGCGCATCGCCGGGATCAAGGTGCGCGAGACGGTGCCCGACAGCGTCCTGCGCGGGGCGGACGAGATCGAGATGATCGACCTGCCGCCGCAGGAGCTGCGCAAGCGCCTGGGGGAAGGAAAGGTCTATGTGCCGGCGCAGGCCCGCATGGCGGTGGAGAAGTTCTTCTCCGTCGGCAATCTGACGGCGCTGCGCGAGATGGCGCTGCGGCAGGCGGCGGAGCGGGTCGATGCCCAGATGCTCTCCTACATGCGCCGCAACGGCATCGCCGGCCCCTGGCCGACCCGCGACCGCATCCTGGTCGCCATCGGGCCGGAGCCGAACGCGGCGACCCTGGTGCGGTCGGCCCGGCGCATGGCGGACCGCCGGCAGGCGCCCTGGACCGTCGCCTATGTCGAGACACACCGACACCAGACCCTGTCCGAAACCAGGAAGGCCCATGTCACGGAGGCGCTGCGGCTGGCGCATCAGCTCGGGGGCGAGACGGTGGTCCTGCCGGGCGACGACATCGCCGGAGAACTGATCGGCTGGGCCCGGGCCAACAACGTCAGTCAGATCGTGCTGGGGCGCAGCCGCCAGCGCCGCCGCTTCGGCCTGACATCGACGGACGACATGCTGAAGCGGGCCACGGCCTACGACCTGCTTCTGGTCGGCGGAACGGAGGAGAAACCGGAACCGTCGGGGCAGGGGGCGGCAGGACAGGCGCTCGCGGGGCCGGCCGGATCGGACCGGCGGGGCTGGCGGGCCTATGCCTGGGCGGGAGTGGCGCTGATCCTGGCCACGGCCCTGTCCTGGGGTGTCTTCAGCGTTCTGCCGGTGGCCAATGTCAGTCTCGTGTATCTGCTCGCCGTGCTCCTGATCGCCACGCGGTTCGGGCTGGTCCCGTCCATCGTCACGGCGGTCCTGGCGTTCTTCGCCTTCAACTTCTTCTTCACCGAACCCCGGCAGACCTTCCTGGTCAACACCTCGGAGGACCTGCTGACCATCGGGTTCTTCCTGGTTGCTGCCGTGTTCACCGGCCATCTGGCGTCCCGGCTGCGCGCCCAGATCGAGCTGTCCCGGACCAGTCAGCGGCGGACCGCCAACCTCTACGACTTCGCCCGCAAGGTCGCCTCCGCCGCCAGCGAGGACGACGTGCTCTGGGCCGTGGTGCATCACGTGGCGGCGACGCTGAAGGCAAAGGCGCTCGTGCTGTTGCCGCTGGACGGTGAGCTTGCGATCCGCGCGGGCTATCCGCCGGAGGACAGGCTGGACCAGCGGGCCGCCGCCGCGGCCCAATGGGCCTGGAGCAACGGCGAGCGGGCCGGGCGCGGGTCCGACACGCTGCCCGCTTCCGAATGGCTGTTCCTGCCGCTCAAGACCCAGCGCGGCACCGTCGGCGTGCTGGGCGTGCAGGGGTACGAGGGCGGCAGCCGCCTCTCTGCCGATCAGGCCCGGCTGCTGGACGCGCTGGTCGACCAGGCGGCCCTGGTCCTGGAACGCACCCAGCTCGTCCGGGACATCGAGGCGGCCCAGATCGCCGGCGAAAAGGAGCAGCTCCGCGCCGCCCTGCTGTCCTCCCTCTCGCACGATCTGCGCACGCCGCTGGTCTCCATCCTGGGATCGGCCAGCAGCCTGCTGACCCTGGAGCACGAGCTGGACGACGATGCGCGGCGCGAACTCGCCCGCACCATCCAGGAGGAGGCGGAGCGGATGAACCGCTTCGTGCAGAACCTGCTGGACATGACGAAGCTCGGCAGCGGCGGGCTGAAGCCGAAGACGGACTGGACCGACCTCGCGGACATCGTCGGCCGGGCGCTGGCGCGGGCGAAGCCGTTGCTGAAGGGCCGGCGCATCAAGGTGGATCTGGCCCCGGATCTGCCCTTGCTCCAGCTCGACCCCGTCCTGATGGAGCAGGTCCTCTTCAACCTGCTGGACAATGCCGCCAGATACAGTCCGGCGCAGGGCGCCATCACGGTATGGGCACGGCGGCGGGGTGACAGGGTGGTGGCCGAGGTGTGTGACCAGGGTCCCGGCATCCCGGTGGCGGACCGGGACCGGGTGTTCGACATGTTCTACCGCGTGGCCGGGGGTGACCAGCAGACGGCAGGCACCGGCCTCGGGCTCGCCATCGCCAAGGGCATCGTGGAGGCGCACGGCGGCAGCATCGGCGTGCTGGACGGCATGCATGGCGTGGGCGCCTGCCTTGTCCTGCGCCTGCCCGTGCCGGAGGAGGCACCGCCGGCGCCGGCCGAGATGTCGGCAGAAGTGGCCGTAGCGGTGCCGGCGGGAGGTGGGCCTGCATGA
- the kdpC gene encoding potassium-transporting ATPase subunit KdpC: MLTHLRPALTMILALTVLTGLAYPLAVTAVARLAFPEQAAGSLIHRADGTVLGSALIGQTFTRPEYFWSRPSAAGDGYDAANSSGTNLGPSNTALVAAVQARVEALKAANPDAVGPVPVDLVTASASGLDPHISPAAALWQAPRVAAARGLETGRVVELIRQATEGRVFGFLGEPSVNVLKLNLALDAQAPTPRQPEPGHPEPGRPEVR, from the coding sequence ATGCTGACGCATCTGCGCCCCGCCCTGACCATGATCCTGGCCCTGACCGTGCTGACGGGGCTGGCCTATCCGCTGGCCGTCACCGCCGTCGCCCGCCTGGCCTTTCCCGAGCAGGCGGCGGGCAGCCTGATCCACCGTGCCGATGGTACGGTGCTGGGCTCCGCCCTGATCGGTCAGACCTTCACCCGGCCGGAATACTTCTGGTCGCGGCCCTCGGCGGCCGGCGACGGCTATGACGCCGCCAACTCCTCCGGCACGAATCTCGGGCCGTCCAACACCGCCCTCGTCGCCGCCGTGCAGGCACGGGTGGAGGCGCTCAAGGCAGCCAATCCGGACGCCGTCGGGCCGGTCCCTGTCGATCTGGTGACCGCGAGCGCCAGCGGCCTCGATCCGCACATCTCTCCCGCCGCCGCCCTCTGGCAGGCGCCGCGGGTGGCGGCCGCGCGCGGGCTGGAGACCGGCCGGGTCGTGGAGCTGATCCGGCAGGCGACGGAAGGCCGCGTCTTCGGCTTCCTGGGCGAGCCGTCCGTCAACGTGCTAAAGCTCAACCTCGCGCTGGATGCCCAGGCGCCGACGCCCCGCCAGCCGGAACCCGGCCATCCGGAACCCGGCCGTCCGGAGGTCCGATGA
- the kdpB gene encoding potassium-transporting ATPase subunit KdpB, with product MKDNSAPVLNSTQATLLDGRIARQALGEAFLKLDPRRLVRNPVMFVTAVVALLTTLIFVRDLVTGGSALASREIASWLLLTGGDPSITGQIAAWLWFTVLFANFAEAVAEGRGKAQAASLRRTRTETTARRATTADGAFWEEVPATALRAGDLVVVEAGDTIPGDGEVVEGIATVNESAITGESAPVIRESGGDRSAVTGGTVVVSDRIVVRITANPGESFLDRMIALVEGAKRQKTPNEIALTILLVGMTIIFLLVTVTLQGFAGYSGFLIPVVFLIALLVTLIPTTIGGLLSAIGIAGMDRLVKFNVIAKSGRAVEAAGDVGVLLLDKTGTITLGNRQATEFLPLGGVHERELGEAALLASLADDTAEGRSIVALARQKFRFSADSFDPRGLDFIPFTAQTRMSGVNIGPRCIRKGAVDTMRAWVEAQSSIGYAPGRELAQRVEQVARSGGTPLVVADGARVLGVVHLKDIVKPGIRERFTTLREMGIRTVMITGDNPLTAAAIAAEAGVDDFLAEATPEKKLELIRQYQAEGRLVAMCGDGSNDAPALAQADVGVAMNTGTQAAREAGNMVDLDSDPTKLIEIVMIGKQLLMSRGALTTFSIANDVAKYFAIIPALFVAAYPPLQALNIMGLESPASAILSAIIFNALVILFLIPLALRGVAYRPAPAATLLARNLALYGVGGLVVPFLGIKAIDLAITSLGLV from the coding sequence ATGAAGGACAACAGCGCCCCCGTCCTCAACTCCACCCAGGCGACGCTCCTGGACGGACGGATCGCTCGGCAGGCGCTGGGAGAGGCCTTCCTCAAGCTGGACCCGCGCCGGCTGGTCCGCAATCCGGTGATGTTCGTCACCGCCGTCGTGGCCCTGCTCACCACCCTGATCTTCGTCCGCGACCTCGTCACAGGGGGCAGCGCCCTCGCCTCCCGCGAGATTGCCTCCTGGCTGCTGCTGACCGGCGGAGATCCCTCCATCACCGGCCAGATCGCGGCCTGGCTCTGGTTCACCGTGCTGTTCGCCAACTTCGCCGAAGCCGTGGCGGAAGGGCGCGGCAAGGCGCAGGCCGCCAGCCTGCGCCGGACCCGGACGGAGACCACGGCCAGGCGTGCGACCACGGCGGACGGCGCCTTCTGGGAAGAGGTTCCGGCCACGGCCCTGCGCGCCGGCGACCTCGTGGTGGTGGAGGCCGGCGACACCATTCCCGGCGACGGGGAGGTGGTGGAAGGGATCGCCACCGTGAACGAGAGCGCCATCACCGGGGAGTCCGCTCCCGTGATCCGGGAATCGGGCGGCGACCGTTCCGCCGTCACCGGCGGTACGGTGGTGGTCTCCGACCGCATCGTCGTGCGCATCACCGCGAACCCGGGGGAGAGCTTCCTCGACCGCATGATCGCGCTGGTCGAAGGCGCCAAGCGGCAGAAGACACCCAACGAGATCGCCCTGACCATCCTGCTGGTCGGCATGACCATCATCTTCCTGCTGGTGACGGTCACGCTGCAAGGGTTCGCCGGCTATTCCGGCTTCCTGATCCCGGTCGTCTTCCTGATCGCGCTGCTGGTCACGCTGATCCCGACCACCATCGGCGGGCTGCTGTCCGCCATCGGCATCGCCGGCATGGACCGGCTGGTGAAGTTCAATGTCATCGCCAAGTCCGGCCGGGCGGTGGAGGCGGCCGGCGACGTGGGCGTGCTGCTGCTGGACAAGACCGGAACCATCACCCTGGGTAACCGCCAGGCGACGGAGTTCCTGCCGCTCGGCGGGGTGCATGAGCGGGAGCTGGGCGAAGCGGCCCTGCTCGCCTCGCTGGCCGACGACACGGCGGAGGGCCGCTCCATCGTGGCGCTCGCCCGCCAGAAGTTCCGCTTCTCCGCGGATTCCTTCGATCCGCGGGGTCTGGATTTCATCCCCTTCACCGCCCAGACGCGGATGAGCGGGGTGAACATCGGTCCGCGGTGCATCCGCAAAGGAGCGGTGGACACCATGCGGGCCTGGGTGGAGGCGCAGTCTTCCATCGGTTACGCACCGGGCCGTGAACTGGCCCAGCGGGTGGAACAGGTCGCCCGGTCCGGCGGCACGCCGCTGGTGGTGGCGGACGGCGCCCGTGTGCTGGGCGTCGTCCACCTGAAGGACATCGTGAAGCCCGGAATCCGCGAGCGGTTCACCACCCTGCGGGAGATGGGCATCCGTACCGTGATGATCACCGGCGACAACCCGCTGACCGCCGCCGCCATCGCGGCGGAGGCCGGGGTGGACGATTTCCTGGCGGAAGCCACCCCGGAGAAGAAGCTGGAGCTGATCCGGCAGTATCAGGCGGAAGGCAGGTTGGTCGCCATGTGCGGCGACGGGTCGAACGACGCTCCCGCCCTGGCCCAGGCCGATGTCGGTGTCGCCATGAACACCGGCACCCAGGCCGCGCGGGAAGCCGGCAACATGGTCGATCTGGACAGCGATCCCACCAAGCTCATCGAGATCGTCATGATCGGCAAGCAGCTCCTGATGAGCCGCGGAGCGCTGACCACCTTCTCCATCGCCAACGACGTGGCGAAGTACTTCGCCATCATTCCGGCCCTGTTCGTCGCGGCCTACCCGCCGCTCCAGGCGCTCAACATCATGGGGCTGGAAAGCCCGGCCAGCGCCATCCTGTCGGCCATCATCTTCAACGCCCTGGTGATCCTGTTCCTGATCCCGCTGGCGCTGAGGGGTGTCGCCTACCGCCCGGCCCCGGCAGCCACCCTGCTGGCGCGCAACCTCGCCCTCTACGGCGTGGGCGGCCTCGTCGTGCCGTTCCTCGGCATCAAGGCGATCGACCTCGCCATCACCAGCCTCGGCCTCGTCTGA
- the kdpA gene encoding potassium-transporting ATPase subunit KdpA, producing the protein MTAEGLLQILLYLGLLAAVTPLLGRYMARVFEGERTLPGIVLGPLERGLYRIAGIDPAREQHWTGYTLALLSFNLLGLLLLYALLRFQALLPLNPAELGPVGPDLAFNTAVSFTTNTNWQSYGGETTLSYLSQMLGLTVQNFVSAATGIAVAVALIRGFARRAGKTVGNFWADLVRATLYVLLPLAFLGALVLVWQGVPQNFDAYVTATTLEGGNQVLAQGPAASQIAIKQLGSNGGGFFNVNSAHPYENPTALTNLLESFYLLMIAAALIYSFGRMVGDTRQGRALWTAVFILFVAGLAVTWWAEAQGNPAVTALGVETTDGNMEGKEVRYGTALSALWAVATTAASNGSVNAMHDSFMPLGGMVPMLNMMLGEVIYGGVGAGLYGLLVFVILAVFIAGLMVGRTPEYLGKKIEAREIKLAVIAVLVFPLGILGGAALTTVVPQMLASVQDPGPHGLSEILYAYTSATGNNGSAFAGFGANTPWHNTGLGLAMLLGRFAVIVPTLAIAGSLVAKRAAPAGPGTLPTHGTLFITLLIATILIVGGLTFFPALALGPIAEHLSLTAGTLFGAVP; encoded by the coding sequence ATGACCGCGGAAGGACTTCTCCAGATCCTCCTCTATCTCGGCCTGCTGGCGGCGGTGACGCCGCTGCTCGGCCGCTACATGGCGCGGGTGTTCGAAGGCGAACGCACCCTGCCGGGCATCGTGCTGGGACCGCTGGAACGCGGGCTCTACCGCATCGCCGGGATCGACCCGGCGCGGGAGCAGCACTGGACCGGCTACACGCTGGCCCTGCTGTCCTTCAACCTGCTGGGGCTGCTGCTGCTCTACGCCCTGCTGCGGTTCCAGGCCTTGCTGCCGCTGAATCCGGCGGAACTGGGGCCGGTCGGGCCGGACCTCGCCTTCAACACGGCCGTCAGCTTCACCACCAACACGAACTGGCAGTCCTACGGGGGCGAGACGACGCTGTCCTACCTCTCCCAGATGCTGGGCCTGACGGTGCAGAACTTCGTCTCCGCCGCCACCGGCATCGCCGTGGCCGTCGCGTTGATCCGCGGGTTCGCCCGGCGTGCGGGAAAGACCGTCGGCAATTTCTGGGCCGATCTGGTGCGGGCGACCCTCTACGTCCTGCTTCCTCTCGCCTTCCTGGGGGCGCTTGTCCTCGTCTGGCAGGGGGTGCCGCAGAACTTCGACGCCTATGTCACCGCCACCACGCTGGAGGGCGGCAACCAGGTTCTGGCCCAGGGTCCGGCGGCCAGCCAGATCGCCATCAAGCAACTGGGTTCCAACGGCGGCGGCTTCTTCAACGTCAACTCCGCCCATCCCTATGAGAATCCGACGGCGCTGACGAACCTGCTGGAGAGCTTCTATCTGCTGATGATCGCCGCGGCGCTGATCTACAGCTTCGGCCGCATGGTCGGGGATACCCGCCAGGGGCGCGCCCTCTGGACCGCTGTGTTCATCCTGTTCGTGGCCGGCCTGGCGGTGACCTGGTGGGCCGAGGCGCAGGGCAACCCCGCCGTCACCGCCCTGGGCGTCGAGACCACCGATGGCAACATGGAAGGCAAGGAGGTCCGCTACGGCACCGCGCTCTCGGCGCTCTGGGCCGTCGCCACCACCGCCGCCTCCAACGGTTCCGTCAACGCCATGCATGACAGCTTCATGCCGCTCGGCGGCATGGTGCCGATGCTGAACATGATGCTGGGCGAGGTGATCTACGGCGGCGTCGGCGCCGGGCTCTACGGCCTGCTGGTCTTCGTCATCCTGGCCGTCTTCATCGCCGGGCTGATGGTCGGCCGCACGCCGGAATATCTCGGCAAGAAGATCGAGGCGCGGGAGATCAAGCTGGCCGTGATCGCCGTGCTGGTCTTCCCGCTGGGCATCCTGGGCGGGGCGGCGTTGACGACCGTCGTGCCGCAGATGCTGGCCAGCGTGCAGGATCCGGGTCCGCACGGCCTGTCGGAGATCCTCTACGCCTACACCTCCGCCACCGGCAACAACGGGTCGGCCTTCGCCGGCTTCGGGGCCAACACGCCCTGGCACAATACGGGCCTCGGCCTCGCCATGCTGCTCGGCCGCTTCGCGGTGATCGTGCCGACCCTCGCCATCGCCGGATCGCTGGTCGCCAAGCGGGCCGCACCCGCCGGGCCGGGCACCCTGCCGACCCATGGCACCCTGTTCATCACTCTGCTGATCGCCACGATCCTGATCGTCGGTGGCCTCACCTTCTTCCCGGCGCTCGCCCTCGGCCCCATTGCCGAGCATCTGAGCCTGACCGCCGGCACCCTGTTCGGAGCCGTCCCATGA
- the kdpF gene encoding K(+)-transporting ATPase subunit F has protein sequence MIVDLIAGGLVAAGLLAYLVYALLRPEEF, from the coding sequence ATGATCGTCGATCTGATCGCCGGCGGCCTCGTGGCGGCCGGCCTGCTCGCGTACCTCGTCTACGCGCTCCTGCGCCCCGAGGAGTTCTGA